From Candidatus Edwardsbacteria bacterium RifOxyA12_full_54_48, a single genomic window includes:
- a CDS encoding riboflavin synthase subunit alpha, whose product MFTGLIEQIGTIKALKNAGHSAQIDIAAEWSGLVLGESIAVNGACLTVARMIAGGFSADLSRETISKTSFSGIKIGAPVNLERALKLEDRFGGHFVSGHVDCTAKISKIILRPGGTEIKISIGLGHSKYIIDQGSVAVDGISLTASRKEPDGFWIAVIPHTLEHTNLKFRKTGDQVNLEFDMMVKYTESIIKGKR is encoded by the coding sequence ATGTTCACCGGACTGATAGAGCAGATAGGCACCATCAAGGCCCTTAAAAATGCCGGGCATTCGGCCCAGATCGATATTGCGGCCGAGTGGTCCGGCCTGGTTTTGGGGGAGAGCATCGCTGTCAACGGGGCCTGCCTGACCGTGGCCAGGATGATCGCCGGGGGGTTTTCCGCCGACCTCAGCCGGGAGACCATCAGTAAAACTTCGTTTTCCGGGATCAAGATCGGTGCTCCGGTCAATCTGGAAAGGGCCCTGAAGTTAGAGGACAGGTTTGGCGGCCATTTTGTCTCCGGGCATGTGGACTGCACAGCAAAGATCTCCAAGATCATCCTCCGTCCGGGCGGCACCGAGATCAAGATATCGATAGGCTTGGGGCATTCAAAATACATAATTGACCAGGGCTCGGTGGCGGTGGACGGCATCAGCCTGACGGCATCGCGCAAAGAGCCCGACGGATTCTGGATAGCCGTCATTCCCCATACCCTGGAACATACCAACCTGAAATTCCGAAAAACCGGGGACCAGGTAAACCTGGAGTTTGATATGATGGTCAAATATACCGAATCAATAATAAAAGGGAAGCGATAA
- a CDS encoding bifunctional 3,4-dihydroxy-2-butanone 4-phosphate synthase/GTP cyclohydrolase II, whose amino-acid sequence MSGKFKFNSISEAIRDTRAGKMIIVVDDENRENEGDLVMAAARVTPAAVNFMAKEGRGLVCASLSRQRLEQLDLGPMVERNTAKLGTNFAVSVDAVKGTTTGISAHDRASTIKTLIHPKTRPSDLARPGHVFPLMSAEGGVLRRTGHTEAALDLARLAGLYPAGVICEVISDDGTMARGAKLFAFAARHKLKIITIKDLIEYRRKKEKLVMPVLETKLPTKYGQFRLVVYEDMIENYHHLALVKGAVRGRKNILVRVHSQCLTGDILGSSRCDCGDQLAAAMKMIDQEGRGVFLYMRQEGRGIGLFNKLKAYKLQDQGMDTIEANLALGFAADERDYGIGAQILADLGLSSIRLITNNPDKIAGLEGYGLKIVKRIAIQVPCTPANARYMKTKRDKMGHLLDKNFCLS is encoded by the coding sequence ATGAGCGGTAAATTTAAATTCAACTCCATTTCCGAGGCCATCCGCGATACCAGAGCCGGCAAAATGATCATAGTAGTGGACGATGAGAACCGCGAGAACGAGGGGGATCTGGTGATGGCGGCGGCCAGGGTGACCCCGGCAGCGGTGAATTTTATGGCCAAAGAGGGGCGGGGGCTGGTCTGCGCCTCGCTCTCCCGGCAGAGGCTGGAACAACTGGATCTGGGGCCGATGGTGGAGCGCAACACCGCCAAGCTGGGGACCAATTTCGCGGTATCGGTGGATGCCGTGAAAGGCACCACCACCGGCATCTCCGCCCATGATAGGGCCTCCACCATCAAAACCCTGATCCATCCCAAGACCCGGCCGTCCGACCTGGCCCGGCCCGGCCATGTTTTTCCGCTGATGTCGGCCGAGGGCGGGGTGCTGCGGCGGACCGGACATACCGAAGCGGCCCTGGACCTGGCCCGGCTGGCCGGACTGTATCCGGCCGGGGTCATCTGTGAGGTCATCTCCGACGACGGTACCATGGCCCGGGGAGCAAAACTGTTTGCCTTCGCCGCCAGGCACAAACTGAAGATCATCACCATCAAGGATCTGATAGAATACCGCCGGAAGAAGGAAAAATTGGTGATGCCGGTGCTGGAGACCAAGCTGCCCACCAAATACGGCCAGTTCCGGCTGGTGGTCTACGAAGACATGATTGAGAATTACCATCATCTGGCCCTGGTAAAAGGGGCGGTCAGGGGCCGGAAAAATATCCTGGTGCGGGTGCATTCCCAGTGCCTGACCGGGGACATTCTGGGCTCCAGCCGCTGCGACTGCGGCGACCAGCTGGCGGCGGCCATGAAGATGATCGACCAGGAGGGCCGGGGGGTCTTTTTGTACATGAGGCAGGAGGGCCGGGGCATCGGGTTGTTCAACAAGCTGAAGGCCTATAAGTTGCAGGACCAGGGGATGGACACCATCGAAGCCAACCTGGCCCTGGGCTTCGCCGCCGACGAGAGGGACTACGGCATCGGGGCCCAGATACTGGCCGACCTGGGCCTCTCCAGCATCAGGTTGATAACCAACAACCCCGATAAGATCGCCGGCCTGGAGGGCTATGGCCTGAAGATAGTAAAGCGGATCGCCATTCAGGTGCCCTGCACCCCGGCCAACGCCCGCTATATGAAGACCAAGCGCGACAAGATGGGACATCTGCTGGACAAGAATTTCTGCCTCAGCTGA
- a CDS encoding 6,7-dimethyl-8-ribityllumazine synthase, with amino-acid sequence MPKIIEGHLSAADKKFCLVVSRFNDLISQRLVDGALDCITRHGGSDANVELVWVPGSFEIPGVAARVAASKKYQAVICLGAVIRGDTPHFDYIAAEVAKGVAQVSMNSGVPTVFGVITTDNLDQALDRAGSKAGNKGWQAALSAIELTDLYRKI; translated from the coding sequence ATGCCAAAGATAATCGAGGGCCACTTAAGCGCGGCCGACAAAAAATTCTGCCTGGTGGTGTCACGCTTCAACGACCTGATAAGCCAGCGCCTGGTGGACGGAGCCTTGGACTGCATAACCAGGCACGGCGGGAGCGACGCCAACGTGGAGCTGGTCTGGGTGCCGGGCTCCTTTGAGATCCCCGGGGTGGCTGCCAGGGTGGCCGCATCCAAAAAATATCAGGCGGTCATCTGCCTGGGGGCCGTCATCCGGGGCGATACCCCGCATTTCGACTATATCGCGGCCGAGGTGGCCAAGGGGGTGGCCCAGGTCTCCATGAATTCAGGGGTGCCCACGGTGTTCGGAGTGATCACCACCGACAACCTGGACCAGGCCCTGGACCGGGCCGGCAGCAAGGCCGGCAACAAGGGATGGCAGGCGGCCCTGTCGGCCATCGAGCTGACCGATCTCTACCGGAAGATATAA
- a CDS encoding transcription antitermination factor NusB — translation MGSRRKSRELALQALYQVDLTGDLAEKALYDLKHRNPEDPEMVEFSGVLVNAVITNLDSIDRVIIKAAQNWTMDRMALIDRNIIRLGVAQLQHLEEQVPPKVAIDESIELAKKFGDEESGRFINGVLDKIFKDMEKKER, via the coding sequence ATGGGCTCCCGAAGAAAATCAAGAGAGCTGGCCCTGCAGGCCCTGTACCAGGTGGACCTCACCGGGGACTTGGCGGAGAAGGCGTTGTATGACCTTAAACACCGGAATCCAGAGGATCCTGAAATGGTCGAGTTTTCAGGGGTCCTGGTCAATGCCGTGATCACCAACCTGGACAGCATCGATCGGGTCATCATCAAAGCGGCCCAGAACTGGACCATGGACCGCATGGCCCTGATCGACCGGAATATCATCCGTCTGGGGGTGGCTCAATTGCAGCATCTTGAGGAGCAGGTGCCCCCCAAGGTGGCCATCGACGAATCCATCGAACTGGCCAAGAAGTTCGGGGACGAGGAATCCGGGCGCTTCATAAACGGAGTGCTGGACAAGATATTCAAGGATATGGAAAAAAAGGAAAGATAA
- a CDS encoding methionyl-tRNA formyltransferase yields the protein MRIIFMGTPGFAVPTLEAIHQKGHQVVAVFTQPDRPSGRGRSIAFSPVKQKALELNLPVCQPATLKDTATVEHLSNLKPDVLMVVAYGLKLPDDILNIPKYGAVNLHPSLLPKYRGAAPINHALLNGEKSTGVTSILMNSRMDAGDIILQQEVPITGDENAGELENRLAVLGADLISRSLEVLKTENCELKKQDEGLVTLAPKLSSQDGHIDWGRTAIQIQNQIRGLAPRPGSYALFKGKRLEILNILTNCKLQIVNYELLPGQVVAADKNSGLVVKTLDGAVILMKVKPQGKNAMSGDEFIRGYKPLVGEKLS from the coding sequence GTGCGGATAATCTTTATGGGAACTCCGGGGTTTGCTGTGCCCACTCTGGAGGCCATTCATCAAAAAGGGCACCAGGTCGTGGCTGTTTTTACCCAGCCGGACCGGCCGTCGGGCCGGGGCCGCAGCATTGCCTTTTCCCCGGTCAAGCAAAAAGCCCTGGAACTGAATCTGCCGGTTTGCCAACCGGCGACATTAAAAGACACTGCGACAGTCGAACACCTTTCAAACCTCAAACCAGACGTTCTAATGGTGGTGGCTTACGGACTTAAACTTCCTGACGATATCCTGAACATCCCGAAATACGGCGCGGTCAACCTGCACCCCTCGTTGCTTCCCAAATACCGTGGGGCGGCGCCCATCAATCACGCCCTGCTCAATGGGGAGAAGTCCACCGGGGTGACCAGCATCCTAATGAACAGCAGAATGGACGCCGGGGACATCATCCTGCAGCAGGAGGTGCCGATCACTGGCGATGAAAATGCCGGGGAACTGGAAAACAGGCTGGCCGTATTGGGGGCAGACCTGATCTCCAGAAGTTTAGAAGTTCTGAAGACGGAGAACTGCGAACTTAAAAAACAGGATGAGGGCTTGGTCACTTTGGCGCCGAAACTTTCTTCTCAAGACGGACATATTGACTGGGGCCGGACCGCTATCCAGATCCAGAACCAGATCCGGGGGCTGGCCCCCAGGCCCGGGTCCTATGCCCTGTTCAAAGGGAAAAGACTAGAGATATTGAATATACTGACAAATTGCAAATTGCAAATTGTAAATTACGAATTACTGCCGGGGCAAGTAGTGGCGGCGGATAAAAACAGCGGATTGGTGGTTAAAACCCTGGACGGGGCGGTTATCTTGATGAAAGTAAAACCGCAGGGAAAAAATGCGATGAGCGGTGACGAATTCATCCGGGGATACAAGCCGCTAGTGGGGGAAAAGTTATCATGA
- a CDS encoding 16S rRNA (cytosine(967)-C(5))-methyltransferase has protein sequence MTARETALKILSAIDQNTEFSDSILRKYFSQAGLSRVDQNLARELVSGVLRHRAKLDWLLDGSLKRGLKSLNALEANILRLGLYQVAFLDKIPAFAAVNESVELVKRFGRKEIIGLTNAVLRDIIRNKKYLKKPDTGDKVKDAGVEYSHPEWLIERWVKQLGWDDTLKILEFNNSPAPVIIRANRLKAPAENLFEQLEAGGFGPKCLEIIPQAIEIDNPSGLVDNELFVRGQFYFQDSSAQAAGMLFGAKEGDSILDLCAAPGGKAGLALEQADGRADMFALDRSFRKLPRVRENFIRLGLDSWYLINGDAVDIKFKTAFDLVLADVPCTGLGVIRRRLDLRWRIREADIQRMAGLQSLILENAAGLVKPGGAVVYSTCTLTPEENQDQIKGFLTRHPEFWLDPAEKYLPAVLCQNGFLAAWPQLHQMDGAFAARLIKNKNI, from the coding sequence GTGACGGCCAGAGAAACCGCTCTCAAAATACTGTCGGCCATAGATCAGAATACCGAGTTCAGCGACAGCATATTGAGAAAATATTTCAGCCAGGCCGGGCTTTCCCGGGTCGACCAAAACCTGGCCAGGGAATTGGTGTCAGGGGTGCTCAGGCATAGGGCCAAACTGGACTGGCTGCTGGATGGGTCGCTTAAAAGGGGCCTAAAATCACTTAATGCATTGGAAGCCAATATATTGCGGTTGGGGCTGTATCAGGTTGCATTTTTGGATAAAATCCCGGCATTTGCAGCGGTAAATGAAAGCGTTGAACTGGTTAAACGCTTTGGCCGGAAAGAGATAATTGGCTTGACAAACGCCGTCCTGCGGGATATAATTAGGAACAAAAAATATCTGAAAAAACCCGATACCGGGGATAAAGTTAAAGATGCCGGCGTCGAATATTCCCATCCGGAATGGCTGATCGAAAGATGGGTCAAGCAATTGGGCTGGGATGATACCCTAAAGATATTAGAATTCAATAATTCTCCGGCCCCGGTGATCATAAGGGCCAACCGTCTGAAGGCCCCGGCCGAAAATTTATTCGAACAACTTGAGGCTGGGGGGTTTGGGCCGAAATGCCTGGAAATCATTCCCCAGGCCATAGAAATAGACAACCCTTCCGGACTGGTTGATAATGAATTATTTGTCCGGGGGCAGTTCTATTTTCAGGATTCCAGCGCCCAGGCGGCGGGGATGCTTTTTGGGGCCAAAGAGGGCGACAGCATTTTAGACCTGTGCGCGGCTCCGGGGGGCAAGGCAGGGCTGGCCCTGGAGCAGGCCGACGGCCGGGCGGATATGTTCGCCCTGGACCGAAGTTTCCGGAAATTGCCCAGGGTCAGAGAGAATTTTATCCGGCTGGGCTTGGATTCATGGTATTTGATCAACGGAGATGCCGTTGATATAAAATTCAAGACCGCTTTCGATCTGGTCTTGGCCGATGTGCCCTGCACCGGGCTGGGCGTCATTAGGCGGAGGCTGGACCTGCGCTGGCGGATCAGGGAGGCCGATATCCAGCGGATGGCCGGGCTGCAGAGCCTGATCCTGGAGAATGCCGCAGGGCTGGTCAAGCCTGGCGGGGCGGTGGTATACAGCACCTGCACCCTGACCCCGGAGGAGAACCAGGATCAGATAAAGGGATTTTTGACCCGCCATCCCGAATTCTGGCTGGACCCGGCCGAAAAATACCTTCCGGCAGTGCTGTGCCAAAACGGTTTTCTGGCCGCCTGGCCGCAGCTCCATCAAATGGACGGGGCCTTTGCCGCCCGTTTAATAAAAAACAAAAACATATAA
- a CDS encoding ribulose-phosphate 3-epimerase — protein sequence MIKIAASLLSADFADLKSEIRSVEQGGADWLHLDVMDGHFVPNLTFGPFIVEAIKKISRLPLDAHLMISDPLKYAPEFARAGADYITIHAEAIDDLPAAVEHIKRLDVKVGLSVNPETPLDKALPAIEGIDLFLVMSVHPGFGGQKFMPEVLNKVRQLSALKKQGKTKAIISIDGGINPETSRQAREAGAEVLVAGAAIFKHQDRAAQIKAIRGI from the coding sequence ATGATCAAGATCGCAGCTTCACTGCTGTCGGCGGATTTTGCAGATCTTAAAAGCGAGATCAGATCAGTGGAACAGGGCGGGGCCGACTGGCTGCACCTGGACGTGATGGACGGGCACTTCGTTCCCAACCTCACCTTCGGGCCTTTCATCGTGGAAGCCATTAAAAAGATCTCCCGGCTTCCGCTGGATGCACATTTGATGATCAGCGACCCCCTGAAATACGCTCCGGAGTTCGCCAGGGCCGGGGCCGATTACATCACCATCCACGCCGAGGCCATCGATGACCTGCCGGCAGCGGTGGAGCATATCAAAAGGCTCGATGTCAAGGTGGGTCTGTCGGTCAACCCGGAGACCCCGCTGGACAAGGCCCTGCCGGCCATAGAAGGGATAGACCTTTTCCTGGTGATGAGCGTCCATCCCGGATTCGGCGGGCAGAAATTCATGCCGGAGGTGCTGAACAAGGTCCGGCAGTTGTCCGCCCTGAAAAAGCAGGGAAAGACCAAGGCCATAATATCCATAGACGGGGGCATCAACCCGGAAACATCCCGGCAGGCCAGGGAGGCCGGGGCCGAGGTGCTGGTGGCCGGGGCGGCCATCTTCAAGCACCAGGACCGGGCGGCGCAGATAAAAGCCATCAGGGGGATATAA
- a CDS encoding flavin reductase has product MDPNAFRLISYGMYVVSSFREGKLNGQIANTVFQVTAEPPLMAVSLNCQNLTNEFIKSSKKFSIAVLSQETPLTTIGTFGFKCGRQVDKFSGVKYQVCSSGNPKILDHSLAHFDLEVVQSVELGSHTLFIGKVVESEILAEGQPMTYDYYHKVKGGKTQKNAPSFVRS; this is encoded by the coding sequence ATGGATCCCAACGCTTTCCGGCTGATCAGTTACGGGATGTATGTGGTCTCCAGCTTCAGGGAGGGAAAGCTGAACGGCCAGATAGCCAACACCGTCTTTCAGGTGACGGCCGAGCCGCCGTTGATGGCGGTCAGCCTCAACTGCCAGAACCTGACCAACGAGTTCATCAAGAGTTCAAAAAAGTTCTCGATCGCGGTGCTGTCCCAGGAGACGCCGCTCACCACCATCGGCACTTTCGGCTTCAAGTGCGGCCGCCAGGTGGACAAGTTCAGCGGGGTCAAATACCAGGTCTGCTCCAGCGGCAACCCCAAGATACTGGACCACAGCCTGGCTCATTTCGACCTGGAGGTGGTCCAATCGGTGGAATTGGGCAGCCACACCCTGTTCATCGGGAAGGTGGTGGAATCGGAGATCCTGGCCGAGGGCCAGCCTATGACCTACGATTACTATCATAAGGTCAAGGGCGGGAAGACCCAGAAGAACGCGCCCTCCTTTGTTAGATCCTAA
- a CDS encoding rubredoxin — protein sequence MKKYTCTVCGYEYDPAIGDPDNGIQPGTSFESLPDDWVCPVCGAAKDAFEPED from the coding sequence ATGAAGAAGTACACTTGCACTGTCTGCGGATATGAGTACGATCCGGCCATCGGCGATCCCGATAACGGGATACAGCCCGGGACCAGTTTCGAATCCCTGCCCGACGACTGGGTATGCCCGGTGTGCGGCGCCGCCAAGGACGCCTTTGAGCCGGAAGATTAA
- a CDS encoding MBL fold hydrolase — translation MIRELKKNIYAVGVQDWDRRLFDELIPLPHGTSYNSYLIKGSQKTALVDSVDPAKYDELLANLAEHDVKQLDYIICNHAEQDHSGSIGFLAEKYPQAVVVTNQKCQGFLIDLLHIPEGRFQVVRDGETLSLGDKTVEFILAPWVHWPETMFSYLREDKVLFSGDFLGSHLATTDIFACDDTVLEGAKRYYAEIMMPFRPSIVKHLQKLDSMDLELIAPTHGPVYKKPFHIVEAYRDWSSENVKNEVVISWVSMHGSTEAMVKHLTEALVKKGIAVKPFNLTKTDLGELAASLVDAATVILATSTVLVGPHPQGLYAAALVGALRPKTKFLGIIGSYGWGSKAVETIKSLLTNVKAELLEPVYIKGAPRKEDFEALDKLAEAVFEKHRSLGLL, via the coding sequence ATGATCAGAGAATTAAAGAAGAACATTTACGCCGTCGGGGTGCAGGACTGGGACCGCCGTCTGTTCGACGAACTGATCCCCCTGCCGCACGGCACCAGCTATAATTCCTACCTGATAAAGGGCAGTCAGAAGACCGCCCTGGTGGACTCGGTGGATCCGGCCAAGTATGATGAACTGCTGGCCAACCTGGCCGAGCACGATGTCAAGCAGCTGGATTACATTATCTGCAACCATGCCGAGCAGGACCATTCCGGCTCCATCGGGTTCCTGGCGGAAAAGTATCCCCAGGCGGTGGTGGTGACCAACCAGAAGTGCCAAGGCTTTCTGATCGACCTGCTGCACATCCCGGAGGGCCGGTTCCAGGTGGTCAGGGACGGGGAGACGCTATCGCTGGGCGACAAGACAGTTGAGTTCATCCTGGCGCCCTGGGTGCACTGGCCGGAGACCATGTTCAGCTATCTGAGGGAGGACAAGGTCCTCTTCTCGGGAGACTTTTTGGGCTCACACCTGGCCACCACCGATATCTTCGCCTGCGACGATACGGTGCTGGAGGGCGCCAAACGGTATTATGCCGAGATCATGATGCCCTTCCGCCCCTCCATAGTCAAGCACCTGCAGAAGCTGGACAGCATGGATCTGGAACTGATCGCCCCCACCCACGGTCCGGTCTACAAAAAGCCGTTCCATATCGTGGAGGCCTACAGGGATTGGAGCTCGGAGAATGTCAAAAACGAAGTGGTGATATCCTGGGTCTCGATGCACGGCAGCACCGAGGCCATGGTCAAGCATCTTACCGAGGCCCTGGTCAAAAAAGGCATCGCCGTCAAACCGTTCAATTTGACCAAGACCGACCTGGGCGAACTGGCCGCCTCGCTGGTGGACGCCGCCACGGTCATTCTGGCCACCTCCACCGTCCTGGTGGGGCCGCATCCCCAGGGGCTGTATGCCGCGGCGCTGGTGGGGGCCTTAAGGCCCAAGACCAAGTTTCTGGGCATCATCGGATCATACGGCTGGGGCAGCAAGGCGGTGGAGACAATAAAATCACTGCTGACCAACGTCAAGGCCGAACTGCTGGAGCCGGTCTACATCAAGGGCGCACCGCGTAAAGAGGATTTCGAGGCCTTGGATAAGCTGGCCGAGGCGGTCTTCGAGAAGCATAGATCTTTAGGGCTGTTATAA
- a CDS encoding signal recognition particle protein, whose protein sequence is MFDSLSEKLTGLFKDLTGKGKLSEDNIKEASQKVKRALLEADVNYKVVKDFVAAIEEKALGAEVLNSITPGQQFIKIVHEQLSATLGTKNEPLRMASQPPTVVMVCGLQGSGKTTTCAKLAKSLLQPGRRVMLAAADVYRPAAIEQLEILAKQVGCDFFKKDSAYAEATADKSTDVVDICRSAQHEAVKRLADWLILDTAGRLHIDQPMMEELKAVQAAVKPHEVLLVVDGMTGQDAVNIASQFGQQLELSGVIMTKLDGDARGGAALSLRAVTGKPIKYIGLGEKLNALEPFHPDRMASRILGLGDVVGLVEKAQNVFDQKQAAKMEEKVRKQSFTLEDFSQQMKQIKKMGSMSEIMAMIPGAAKLPQNAEIDDKALSRIEAIIGSMTPQERNRPQIINGSRRKRIASGSGTSVQEVNRLLNQFEMSQKMMKQMMNSKGRGFRMPKGF, encoded by the coding sequence ATGTTCGACTCATTATCAGAAAAACTCACAGGTCTGTTCAAAGATCTCACCGGAAAGGGCAAACTTTCCGAGGATAATATAAAAGAAGCCTCGCAGAAGGTCAAACGGGCCCTGCTGGAAGCAGATGTCAATTACAAAGTGGTCAAGGATTTCGTTGCGGCGATAGAAGAAAAGGCCCTGGGGGCCGAGGTGCTTAACAGTATCACTCCCGGCCAGCAGTTCATTAAAATAGTCCACGAACAATTATCCGCCACCCTGGGCACCAAGAACGAGCCCCTGCGCATGGCCTCCCAGCCGCCCACGGTGGTGATGGTCTGCGGCCTGCAGGGCTCGGGCAAGACCACCACCTGCGCCAAGCTGGCCAAGAGCCTGCTGCAGCCCGGCCGCCGGGTGATGCTGGCTGCGGCCGATGTCTACCGCCCGGCCGCCATCGAACAGCTGGAGATCCTGGCCAAGCAGGTGGGCTGCGATTTCTTTAAGAAGGACTCCGCCTACGCTGAAGCTACGGCGGATAAATCCACCGACGTGGTGGACATCTGTAGGTCAGCCCAGCACGAGGCCGTCAAGCGGCTGGCCGACTGGCTGATCCTGGACACTGCCGGGCGCCTGCATATAGACCAGCCGATGATGGAGGAGCTCAAGGCGGTCCAGGCGGCGGTCAAGCCCCATGAGGTCCTGTTGGTGGTGGACGGGATGACCGGGCAGGACGCGGTCAATATCGCCTCGCAATTCGGCCAGCAGCTGGAGCTTTCCGGCGTGATCATGACCAAGCTGGACGGCGATGCCCGGGGCGGGGCGGCCCTAAGCCTCAGGGCCGTCACCGGAAAGCCCATCAAATATATCGGACTGGGCGAGAAGCTCAACGCTTTGGAGCCGTTCCATCCCGACCGGATGGCCTCGCGGATCCTGGGCCTGGGCGACGTGGTGGGCCTGGTGGAGAAGGCCCAAAACGTCTTTGACCAGAAGCAGGCCGCCAAGATGGAGGAGAAGGTCCGCAAACAGAGCTTCACCCTGGAGGACTTCTCCCAGCAGATGAAACAGATCAAGAAGATGGGCTCCATGTCGGAGATAATGGCCATGATCCCCGGGGCGGCCAAACTTCCCCAGAACGCCGAGATCGACGATAAGGCCCTAAGCAGGATCGAGGCCATCATCGGCTCCATGACCCCGCAGGAGAGGAACCGCCCCCAGATCATCAACGGCAGCCGGCGCAAGCGGATAGCCTCGGGCAGCGGCACCAGCGTCCAGGAGGTCAATCGCCTGCTGAACCAGTTCGAGATGAGCCAGAAGATGATGAAGCAGATGATGAATTCAAAGGGCCGGGGCTTCAGGATGCCCAAGGGATTTTGA
- a CDS encoding 30S ribosomal protein S16: MSRGGSNKLAAYRIVVATTRSKLDGSQLDTLGYYRPAAKPVEARVDLEKAREWIKKGAIVSSTAMRVIKLAEKQAANDGVDLKKVMVTFSSTKTKKTHKERLAAKKKKD, encoded by the coding sequence ATGTCCCGGGGCGGAAGCAACAAATTAGCTGCCTACAGAATCGTGGTGGCAACCACCAGGTCCAAGCTCGACGGTTCCCAGTTGGATACTTTGGGATACTATCGGCCGGCCGCCAAGCCGGTGGAAGCCCGGGTGGACCTGGAAAAGGCCCGGGAGTGGATCAAGAAGGGAGCCATTGTCTCCAGCACGGCCATGCGGGTGATCAAGCTGGCCGAAAAGCAGGCCGCCAATGACGGAGTGGATCTGAAGAAGGTGATGGTCACTTTTTCGTCAACCAAAACCAAAAAGACCCACAAGGAACGGTTGGCTGCCAAAAAGAAAAAGGATTGA
- a CDS encoding RNA-binding protein, which produces MLKDLVEFLSKSLVDQPEKVSVSEVTKNSVTVYELRVAKEDIGKVIGKKGRTAQSLRTLLAAAGTKLGKRTSLEIIE; this is translated from the coding sequence ATGTTGAAGGATTTAGTGGAATTCCTTTCCAAGTCCCTGGTGGACCAGCCCGAAAAGGTCAGCGTCAGCGAAGTGACCAAGAACAGCGTCACCGTATATGAACTGAGGGTGGCCAAGGAGGATATCGGAAAGGTGATCGGCAAGAAGGGCCGGACCGCCCAGTCGCTGAGGACCCTGCTGGCAGCCGCCGGAACCAAGCTGGGCAAGCGGACCTCCCTGGAGATAATCGAGTGA
- a CDS encoding 16S rRNA processing protein RimM — MAKKCWDKMISQDINRDDLVVVATVIKSHGLKGLLKVRVETDNPKRFLPGESLLLVLANRIQEATVESFTPQNKYGLLKLAEISSIEQADPWRGAELAIPDSRLEPLEPGRYYTFQLLGISVISQDNQQLGVLSRIEDMPSGDIYLVKGPKGEFYIPAQGDIIQQIDLDKKVMVIRDAEGLR, encoded by the coding sequence GTGGCAAAAAAGTGCTGGGATAAAATGATCTCCCAAGACATAAATAGGGACGACCTGGTGGTGGTGGCCACGGTGATAAAAAGCCACGGACTGAAGGGCCTGTTAAAGGTCAGGGTGGAGACGGACAATCCCAAAAGGTTCCTGCCCGGCGAGTCCCTGCTGCTGGTCCTGGCAAACAGGATCCAGGAAGCGACGGTGGAGAGTTTTACGCCCCAGAACAAATACGGACTGCTTAAGCTGGCCGAGATATCCAGCATCGAGCAGGCCGATCCCTGGCGGGGGGCGGAGCTGGCCATACCGGACTCCCGGCTGGAACCGCTGGAGCCGGGACGTTATTATACTTTTCAGCTGCTGGGGATCAGCGTGATATCCCAGGACAACCAGCAACTGGGGGTGCTGTCGCGGATCGAGGATATGCCCTCCGGCGACATCTACCTGGTCAAGGGACCGAAGGGGGAATTCTATATCCCGGCTCAGGGCGACATCATCCAGCAGATAGACCTGGATAAAAAGGTGATGGTCATCAGGGATGCGGAAGGCCTGAGGTGA